Proteins encoded together in one Telopea speciosissima isolate NSW1024214 ecotype Mountain lineage chromosome 4, Tspe_v1, whole genome shotgun sequence window:
- the LOC122658492 gene encoding THO complex subunit 5B-like encodes MEEEMAEALPARKMEKKAYEQLEESRTSMEEIVAKMLFVKKEGKPKSELRELVTQMSLHFVNLRQINRSILLEEDRVKAETERAKPPVDFTTLQLHNLLYEKNHYLKAIKACKDFKSKHPDIELVPEEEFFSSGPEDIKGTVMSNDSSHNLMLQRLNFELFQRKELCKLHEKLEQHKKNLLETIANRKKFLSSLPSHLKSLKKASLPVQHQLGVLHTKKLKQHHSAELLPPPLYVIYSQLLAQKEAFGENVDMEIVGSMKDAQAFAHQQATKDAGTSTNTDTYRLEDDAPDEDDDGQRRRKRPKKVPGRESLEQAGIYQSHPLKIILHIYDEEVSESKPSKLISLKFEYLLKLNVVCVGIEGSHEGPETNILCNLFPNDAGIELPHQSAKLIAGDAVTFDEKRISCPYTWAQHLAGIDFLPEASPLLTSSEIPSSETVKSASVISGLSLYRQQNRVHTVVQRIRSRKKAQMALAVQLDFLMKLKWPPLTYENVPWASHNPLCNLQSWSSVGPSPHQVSSLPAVALEQVAEPLDLDTEGRSGTLREEMESAREDGELPAVVQVPTIINDTKLPDAKTPVSKVTDVEHSRRLILLSKSVVPTFKKTKSLSFQKIDEDLELTLDDESDLDEASQFEREPESAANIGCHKMVSWEDYGVKEFCLVLNRKIGKTERAINLEAKVKISMEYPLRPPVFTLALYSALPGESSYERNDSEWFNELRAMEAEVNLHILKMLPCDYENNILAHQVCCLVMLFDFFMDEESPCSQTRKGTSVVDVGLCKPVSGTMLSRSFRGRDRRKMVSWKDAQCTLGYPC; translated from the exons ATGGAGGAGGAAATGGCGGAAGCGTTACCGGCTCGAAAGATGGAAAAGAAGGCGTACGAACAGCTGGAAGAGAGTCGAACTTCAATGGAGGAGATCGTAGCGAAGATGCTGTTtgtaaagaaggaagggaaaccTAAATCGGAACTCAGGGAGCTCGTCACTCAGATGTCTCTCCACTTTGTCAATCTTCGTCAG ATAAATCGTTCCATCTTGCTAGAAGAAGATCGTGTAAAAGCGGAAACAGAACGTGCCAAACCACCTGTAGACTTTACTACCCTGCAGCTTCACAACTTGTTATATGAAAAAAATCACTATTTGAAGGCCATAAAGGCTTGCAAAGATTTCAAGTCGAAGCATCCAGATATTGAACTTGTACCCGAGGAAGAGTTTTTCAGTAGTGGGCCTGAAGATATTAAAGGAACTGTGATGTCAAATGACAGTTCTCATAATCTCATGCTACAGAGGCTCAATTTCGAGCTTTTTCAG CGAAAAGAACTCTGCAAACTTCATGAGAAACTGGAGCAGCACAAGAAAAATCTTCTGGAGACCATTGCAAATCGCAAGAAGTTCTTGTCAAGTCTCCCTTCACACTTGAAGTCTCTTAAGAAAGCATCCTTGCCAGTGCAGCATCAGCTTGGTGTCCTGCATACAAAGAAATTGAAGCAGCACCATTCGGCAGAATTACTTCCACCTCCTCTCTATGTGATTTACTCCCAGTTATTGGCTCAGAAGGAAGCTTTTGGAGAGAACGTTGATATGGAGATAGTAGGAAGTATGAAGGATGCTCAGGCTTTTGCCCACCAGCAGGCAACTAAGGATGCTG GCACTTCAACGAACACAGACACCTATAGGTTGGAAGATGATGCacctgatgaggatgatgatggccagagaagaagaaagagaccgAAGAAGGTTCCTGGCAGGGAGAGCCTGGAACAAGCTGGAATCTATCAATCCCATCCTCTTAAAATCATCCTCCATATATACGATGAGGAGGTTTCCGAATCCAAGCCATCAAAACTGATCAGTCTTAAGTTTGAATACTTGCTGAAGTTGAATGTTGTATGTGTTGGGATTGAAGGGTCCCATGAAGGACCAGAGACAAACATCTTATGTAACTTATTCCCCAATGACGCTGGCATTGAGCTTCCTCACCAG TCTGCTAAGCTCATTGCTGGTGATGCTGTTACATTTGATGAAAAGAGGATCTCTTGTCCATATACATGGGCCCAACATTTGGCAGGAATTGATTTCTTGCCAGAGGCTTCTCCTCTGCTTACTAGCTCCGAAATTCCAAGCAGTGAAACAGTTAAAAGTGCTTCAGTTATTTCTGGCCTGTCTCTTTACCGCCAGCAGAATCGGGTACATACAGTTGTGCAGAGAATTCGCTCTCGGAAAAAGGCTCAGATGGCTCTTGC GGTACAGCTTGATTTTTTAATGAAGCTTAAATGGCCTCCATTGACTTATGAAAATGTTCCGTGGGCCTCGCATAATCCTTTGTGCAATTTGCAAAGCTGGTCATCTGTGGGGCCCTCACCTCATCAGGTTTCTTCTTTGCCTGCTGTTGCTCTGGAACAAGTTGCAGAGCCTTTGGACCTTGATACCGAGGGAAGATCTGGCACACTGAGGGAAGAGATGGAGAGTGCAAGGGAAGATGGGGAATTACCAGCTGTTGTTCAGGTTCCAACCATCATAAATGACACTAAGCTCCCAGATGCTAAGACCCCTGTATCAAAAGTGACTGATGTTGAGCATTCTAGACGCCTGATTTTGCTTTCCAAGAGTGTTGTTCctacttttaaaaaaacaaaatctcttAGTTTCCAGAAAATTGACGAGGATTTAGAACTCACCCTGGATGATGAGAGTGATCTGGATGAGGCTTCACAGTTTGAGCGAGAGCCAGAAAGTGCAGCTAATATTGGATGCCATAAGATGGTTTCATGGGAGGACTATGGAGTAAAAGAGTTCTGCTTGGTTTTAAAcaggaaaataggaaaaactgAGAGGGCTATAAATTTAGAAGCCAAG GTCAAGATCAGCATGGAATATCCTCTAAGGCCTCCTGTTTTTACTCTTGCATTGTATAGTGCTCTTCCAGGAGAAAGTTCTTATGAGAGGAATGATTCTGAATGGTTCAATGAACTCCGTGCCATGGAGGCAGAG GTCAATCTTCACATTCTTAAGATGCTGCCTTGTGATTATGAAAACAACATCTTGGCTCATCAAGTGTGTTGTCTTGTGATGCTGTTTGACTTCTTCATGGATGAGGAATCCCCATGTTCTCAAACGAGGAAGGGTACTTCAGTGGTTGATGTTGGTTTGTGCAAGCCAGTTAGTGGAACAATGCTTTCTAGATCTTTTAGAGGAAGAGATAGAAGGAAGATGGTCTCTTGGAAAGACGCACAATGCACTCTTGGCTATCCTTGTTAG
- the LOC122660187 gene encoding uncharacterized protein LOC122660187 has translation MPGLGFQEKKPSGFKARDDSPDSVILSIFSSTSGSANRSFVSDVHDQEALVSEISKHLAGHERDYRWCSSGPDLDPRTSRTVNKNSLPATKRDKAKEREEEIETEDDNYTLDQPQTSFSQALKECQNRRLKSDATTAVKRSGRRRLSVSLDLKNGASDVTSSSPRLGGMKKSIVSSRKTGIFPSPGTPNYRHGIIGMQKGWSSERVPLPVNGSRRYATAALLPFNSGRTLPSKWEDAERWICSPVSGDGVSRSSLPNPQQKPKSKSGPLGAPGNAYYSTYSPATPMFEGGNVGNFMASSPFSAGVLLADDFSGRCVGSGSGVGGGGPLLAAFEPSIMRSASVHGCSDILSLLSLQRAQEAKPDCTKGAATTISSAVSRRDMATQMSPEGSTHSSPKERPSFSPSPLPLLLPTVELQSRPSSKSAVRDVQVDERVTVTRWSRKHSTQKPEKGPMDAEDWREEAAEAQVSAWEVADTAKCKSKLKREEAKITAWENLQKAKAEAAIRKLEVKLEKKRSSSMDKIMNKLRSAQKKAQEMRNSVSLREAPQVPQSSSRALSFSKTKHMGSLSGCFTCHAF, from the exons ATGCCggggttagggtttcaagaGAAGAAGCCATCGGGTTTCAAAGCTCGGGACGACAGTCCTGATTCTGTTATCCTTAGTATATTCTCTTCCACTTCTGGAAGCGCTAATCGTTCATTTGTATCCGATGTTCATGATCAAGAAGCTCTGGTTTCTGAAATCTCTAAG CATTTGGCAGGACACGAGCGTGATTACCGTTGGTGCTCGAGTGGCCCAGATTTAGATCCGAGGACATCACGTACAGTCAATAAGAACAGTCTCCCTGCCACAAAAAGAGACAAGGCAAAAG aacgagaagaagaaatagagacaGAAGACGATAACTACACCCTAGATCAACCGCAGACTTCCTTCTCCCAAGCTCTCAAAG AATGTCAAAACAGGCGACTCAAATCTGATGCTACTACAGCTGTCAAAAGATCAGGTAGGCGAAGACTCTCTGTTTCACTTGATTTGAAAAATGGGGCAAGCGATGTCACCAGCTCTTCGCCGCGATTGGGAGGCATGAAGAAGAGCATTGTTTCTTCTCGCAAAACTGGTATCTTCCCCAGTCCAGGAACACCGAATTACCGGCACGGAATTATAGGGATGCAGAAGGGATGGAGCTCAGAACGGGTTCCATTGCCAGTGAACGGCAGCCGGAGGTATGCTACTGCTGCCCTCTTGCCTTTCAACAGTGGAAGGACTTTACCCTCTAAATGGGAGGATGCAGAAAGGTGGATTTGCAGCCCGGTTTCGGGAGATGGAGTGAGCAGATCTTCGTTGCCGAACCCTCAGCAGAAGCCGAAGTCGAAAAGCGGGCCGCTTGGCGCACCGGGGAATGCCTACTATTCGACTTATTCGCCAGCTACGCCGATGTTTGAAGGCGGCAATGTTGGCAATTTTATGGCAAGTTCTCCGTTTTCTGCTGGAGTACTGTTAGCAGATGATTTCTCCGGTCGTTGTGTTGGTAGTGGGAGTGGTGTTGGTGGCGGTGGTCCTCTTCTTGCGGCCTTCGAGCCTAGCATTATGCGGTCGGCTAGCGTGCATGGTTGCTCGGATATATTGAGCCTGTTATCGTTGCAGAGGGCACAAG AAGCAAAACCTGATTGCACCAAGGGTGCAGCAACCACAATTTCTAGTGCTGTATCAAGAAGGGACATGGCAACACAGATGAGCCCTGAGGGTAGCACCCATTCGTCTCCCAAGGAGAGGCCttcattctctccctctccccttccCTTGCTCCTTCCCACAGTGGAGCTGCAGAGCCGTCCTTCTTCTAAATCAGCAGTCAGGGATGTGCAGGTAGATGAGCGAGTCACTGTGACAAGATGGTCCAGAAAACATAGTACCCAAAAGCCTGAGAAGGGGCCAATGGATGCAGAGGACTGGAGAGAGGAAGCTGCAGAAGCTCAAGTTTCAGCTTGGGAAGTTGCCGATACTGCAAAATGCAAGTCAAA GCTTAAAAGGGAGGAAGCCAAGATAACTGCATGGGAAAATTTGCAGAAAGCAAAGGCTGAAGCAGCAATACGGAAACTAGAG GTGAAACTGGAGAAGAAGCGATCGTCTTCAATGGACAAGATCATGAACAAGCTGAGATCAGCTCAGAAGAAGGCCCAAGAAATGAGGAACTCTGTGTCATTGAGAGAGGCCCCTCAGGTCCCTCAGAGTTCCAGTAGAGCTCTGTCATTTAGTAAGACTAAGCATATGGGTTCCTTAAGTGGTTGCTTCACCTGCCATGCCTTCTGA